The Acidobacteriota bacterium sequence CCAGCGATGAACCGAGCCAAGCGGATTCTCGTGATCGACGACGAGCCCCAGATGTTGCTGGGGTTGCGTGACAACCTCGAGCTCGACGGCTACGAGGTCGTGACGGCGACCGACGGCGAAGAGGGGCTCCACCTGGCCCGCTCGACCCGGCCCGACCTGGTGATTCTCGACCTGATGCTCCCGCGGCGCAGTGGTCTCGACGTGTGCCGCGAACTGCGAGCGCACGCCGATCCGACGCCGATCATCATGCTGACGGCCCGATCGCAGGAGACCGACAAGGTGCTCGGCCTCGAACTCGGCGCCGACGACTACCTGACCAAGCCGTTCAGCATCTCCGAACTGCTGGCCCGGATCCGCGCGGTGCTCCGGCGGGCGTCGGCTGCCGGCGCGGTGACGGAATTCGGGCGGATTGGCGAGATCGAGGTGAACTTCCGCACGCACCAGGCACGCCGTGGGGACGAGCGTGTGGCGCTCACCTCGCGCGAGTTCGACCTGCTCCGCTACTTCGCGGCCCGGCAGGGCGAGGTCGTCACCCGCGACCAGATCCTGACCGACGTCTGGGGCTACGAGGAGGCCACCACGACGCGGACCATCGACAATTTCGTCGCGAAGCTGCGCCAGAAGATCGAACGTTCCCCGCACCAGCCCGAACACCTCCTCACCGTTCACGGCATCGGCTACAAGTTCGTCGGCTGACGCCGCGCCGCCCTTCCCCACCCGCCCCGGGTCGGGCGACGGGCGGCGGTCTGCGCGAGGGCGCTTCGAGCCGTTCGGCTGGCGCCGGGAGGCCGCACTCCGGGGCGAGCGTGCGCCCCGCACGAGCGCCACCGATCCTTGGCGTCCGGCGCTCGCGGTGGAGACAATCGGAGACAAAAAAATGCGCGGTCGTGACAACTCATCCACGAGTTTGCCCTTACCATGCCTTAACCACCACGAAGACGCACGTCCAGCGCCGGGTTCGCCGGGGGGGAGGAGCCCGGTCGTCGCCATTCGAGGTCATCGCCGCCGCCCGTCGCATGGCGGGGCGGCAGGCCTCTCTCGTCGGCACACGGGGCGCGTGCCGGTCGAATCGTGGACGGAGGAGGAGACGACACAATGCAGCAGTGGTTGATGCGGGTGCTGCTCGGGGCCGTGTGTCTGGCCGTGCCAGCGCTCGGCGCCGCGCAACTCGTCACGGGCACCATCACGGGCACGGTCAGCGACGACTCCGGGGCCATGATGCCCGGCGTGACGGTGACCATCACGAGCGATCGCCTGATCGGAGGGTCGCGCATCGAGGTGTCGAACGAGCGCGGGGTGTACCGGTTCGACGGCCTGCCCCCCGGCACCTACAACGTGCGCTTCGAGCTCGCGGGCTTCAAGACGTTCGACCGGCAGGGCATCCAGATTGCGGCGGGCTTCGTCGGCACGGTGAACGCGCGGCTCGAGGTCGGCGCGCTCGAGGAGACGATTGTCGTGAGCGGCGAGTCGCCGGTCGTCGACACGCGGTCGAACGTGCAGCAGACGGTCATGAACCAGGAACTGCTCGAGGGCGTACCGTCCGGCCGGGACGTCTGGGCGGTCGCGAAGGTCATTCCTGGCGTGACGGTGAGCACCTACGACGTCGGCGGCACGCAGGGCATGCAGCAGAGCGGCATGTCGGCCCACGGGTCGCGCAGCGACGACAAGACGTTCGCCATCGACGGCCTCTCGGTGAACTGGCCGGGCGGGGGCGGCGGGTCGACGATGGTCTACTACGACCAGGGGATGTTCGAGGAGGTCAACTACCAGACCTCGGCGATTCCCGCCGAGGTGGCCATCGGCGGCATCTACATGAACATGGTCACCAAGGCTGGTGGCAACACGTGGCGGGGCGACGCGCGATACTACTTCGCGAACGACAGCATGCAGGCGGGCAACTTCACGGCGCTGCGCGAGGAGCTCGGCTTCTCCGTGGGCAACCCCGTGGTCGAGCAATACGACTTCAACGCCTCGGCCGCGGGACCGATCGTGCGCGACAAGCTGTGGTTCTTCGGCTCGTACCGCCGGTGGAAGGTCGACAAGGAACTGCTGAGCGTCTTCAACCCGGACGGCACCTTCGCCGTCGACGACAATCTCATCACGAACTACTCGGGGAAGCTCACCGGACAGTTCTCGTCGAACCATCGTCTGGGGCTCGTCTACAACTACAACCAGAAGGATCGGTATCATCGGCGCGACACGCCGCCCAACTTCGTGCCAGACAAGGCGTCGTACGTTCAGGAGCAGCCGGGCTGGACGGGTCAGATCAAGTACACGGGCGTGCTGGCGGGCAGCACGGTGTACGAATCGACGGCGGGTGCCGTGGCGGGTACCTTCCCGCTGCGGTATCAGAAGGAAGTCGGGCCCAACGACATCCGTCGTGAGGACACCGTGCTCGACACGGCCGACGGCGCGGCGCAGCGCAACTACGAGAATCCGAATTACCGGTTCCAGTTCGACAACGTGTTCAGTCACACGCGCACCGGCCTCGGCGGCACGCACAACATCAAGGCCGGCGTGCAGTTCTCTCGGCAGTACTTCCAGGAGAAGAACACGGCCAACGGCGACATGCGCCTCATCTACAGCAACGGGGTGCCGCTGCGGGTCGTCGCGCTGAACACGCCGGTCGAGGCGACGAGCTACGTGCACCACCTCGGGTTCTTCGCGCAGGACTCGTGGACCGTCGCGAGCAAGCTCACCGTCAACCTCGGATTCCGGTTCGACCGGGCGAACGGCTGGATTCCCGAGCAGGTGAGTCCGGCGGGCCGCTGGGTGGGCGAACGCCGCCTGGATCGGCAGGACGTCTACAAGCAGTGGATTGGCGTCTGGCGCCTCGGCGCGGTCTACGACGTCTTCGGCACCGGCCGCACGGCGATCAAGGGCAACGCGAGCCGGTACGGCCACCAGGTCGGGATTGGCGTTGTCACGACCGTCCATCCCTTCACGCTCTCGACGGCCAACATCGCGTGGAACGACCTCAACCGCAACGACTTCCCGGATCCCGGCGAGCTCGGCGCCTTCGAGGGCTTCACGGGCGGCGCCAACACGCGCTACGAGGACCAGAACGGACCGAAGTGGGGCTATTCGGACGAGTTCACCTTCGGCGTCGAGCACCAGGCGCTCCGCGACGTGCGCCTTGGACTCATGTACTACCGCCGCACGAATCGGAACAACGTCGGTAACCGCAACGCGGCCGTGCCGTCGACGGCGTACACGCCGGTGACCGTGCCGAACCCGCAGGGCGGCACGATCACGATCTACAACCTGAACCCGTCGTTCGTCGGCCGGCAGGACAACGTCCGCACGAACATCCCCGAGCTCGACAGTGACTACAACGGCATCGAGTTCACCGCGACCAAGCGCTTTGCCGATCGCTGGATGATGCTGTTGGGGTACACCTTCGGCAAGAACAAGGGCGGGGAGACGATCGGGGAGTTCAACGACCCGAACAACCTCGTCAATCAGCGCGGCATCACGGGTGACGACGCGACGCACCAGTTCAAGCTGGCCGGGTCGTACGTGATCCCGCGGGCCGAGGTGTCCGTCAGCACGAGCTTCGTGCGCAACACCGGGTACCCGCGCCAGTACACCTACCAGGTCACGCGCGCGGTCGTCCCGAACCTCACCCGCTCGGCTCAGACGGTACGGACGATCCCGCGCGGAGACGATCGCCTGCCGACGGTCACGCTGCTCGACCTGCGGTTCTCTCGGTCGTTCCGCTTCGGCCGGAGCTTCATGATCGAGCCGCAGCTCGACATCTTCAACGTGACCAACGACGACACCATCGTCCGCATCGTCGACGCGATCGGACCGCGGTTCAGCTTCCCGACCGAGATCCTCGCGCCGCGCATCGTGCGCGTCGGCTTCGCGATGCGCTGGTAGCCCGTCGCGGAGGAGGCGGAGCGGCCGCCTCCTCCGCTCTCCGTTCCAGGCGCCCCACGTACGGACCCACGGCTCACGTTCAGTTCGGAGGAAGGCCCATGCGTAGTCTGCGAACCACCCGCCTGCTCGGCGGACTCGGGGTCGCGCTCGCGCTGGCGCTCGCGGCCGGGTCGTACCCCGCCGCGCAGGCCGGCGCCAGCGCCCCGAAGCACGACGGCAGGTACAAGCGGCTGCTGATCAGCAACGCGATGGTGATCTACGGCGCGAAGAAGGCGCCGTTCGGCCCGGTCGACATCCTGGTCGAAGACGGCCTGATCGCTCGCGTCGGCCCACCGCGCCAGGGCGAGACCGCCGACGCCGTGATCGACGCGACCGGCAAGTACGTGATGCCGGGCCTCGTCAACACGCACATGCACTGGCACGAATCGCGCGTGGCCGACGTGCCCCAGCCGATTCAGTACGAGCGCAATCTCTATCTCGCCACGGGCACCACCACCACCCGCGAGGTCGGAGGGAACACCGAGAAGTCGAAGGTGTGGCGCGCGGAGAGCGCGGCCGGGAAGATCGTGGCGCCGCGCATCCTCATCTGGAACCGGCCGAATCTGGGCAACCGGTCGCCCGAGGCCATCCGCGCCGGCGTCCGCCAGGCCAAGACCGACGGCTTCGACGGCCTGAAGATCGGCGGGCTCGACCGCGACCAGCTCGAGGCCCTCCTCGACGAGGCCGGCAAGCAGGGGCTCTGCACGACGACCCACATCGGCGTCGAGGAGACGACGGCGCAGGACTACATCGACCTCGGCGTCTGCTCGATCGAGCACTTCTACGGCGTGGCCGACGCGGCGATCGACGGCATCCAGGACTTCCCGGCCAATCACAACGGCAGCAATGAGATCCATCGCTTCGGCCGTGCGGGGGAGCTCTACGCTCAGGCCAACCCGGAGCGGCTGAAGCAGGTCGTCGAGCAGATGGTCGAGAAGGGCGTCGGCTGGAGCCCGACGATGTCGATCTACGAGGCGAGCCGCGACCCGATCCGCAACGCGAACGTGCCCTGGTTCAGGGACTTCCTCCACCCGTCGATGGAGCTGTTCTTCCGCCCGAGCCTCGACAACCACGGCTCGTACTTCCTCGGCTGGACGACGGCGCAGGAAGCGCAGTGGAAGCGCAACTACCGCATCTGGATGGACGCGCTGCGCCACTTCGGCATCAAGGGCGGGCTCATCACGACGGGCGACGACGCGGGCTACATCTACTCGCTCTACGGCTTCGGCATGGTGCGTGAGCTCGAGCTGCACGAGGAGGCCGGCTTCCACCCGCTCGAGGTCATCCAGCACGCGACGGCCAACGGCGCCAAGATGGTGGGCCTCGGCGATCGCCTGGGGCGCGTCCGTCCCGGCTACATCGCCGACCTGCTGGTCGTCAACGGCAACCCGCTGCAGAACCTGCGCGTGCTCAATCCCTACGGCGTCGACGTCGTCATGTACGACGGCAGGCCGGTCGACAACTACAGCTCGCTCGTGGTGGGCGATCCGAAGATCAAGGTCGTCCGTGGTGGCGGCATCGAGTGGACGATTCGCGACGGCATCCCGTACCACGTGCCCACGATGGTGGCCGAGATCAAGGGCATCGTCTCGAAGGATCGCCAGACGTTCCGGAATCAGCTCACGACCGAGGTGCGATAGCGCGCCCACGCGCGCGACGTCGGGCGGCGGGGGCGGGATTGGCGCCCCCGCCCGGCCGCTCACCGGGTGGCTTTGACGACGACGATCGTCTGGTCGTCGAACGGGACGGCATCCGCCGTGAACCGTCGCACTTCTTCCGCGAGGCGTCCGACGAGCTCGATCGCGCTGTCGCGGGCACCTTCGGCGAGCAGCGCCATCACGCGGTCCTCGCCGAAGTCCTCCCCCTCCGGATTCAGCGACTCGATGATCCCGTCGGTGATGAGCAGGAAGACGTCCCCACGCCCGTAAGAGATCTCGCGCTCCTCGAGCTCGGCGTCGAACCGTCGTCGCGCCGACAGCCCGAACCCCATGCCGCGCGGCAGGACGCGGTGGACGCATCCGGCCGCCGCCTCGTAGTAGTAGAGCGGCAGGTGGCCGGCGCGCGTCAGCACCAGCCGTCGCGCGCTCGTGTCGAAGAACGCGCCGAGGGCGGTGACGAACGAGCGCCGTTCGAGGTCCTGCGACAGCAGGTCGTTGGCGCGCACGAACAGCTCGTGCGGCCCGAGGTCGAAGGCGTGCAGCGACCGCAGGATCCCCTGCAGCTTCGACATGTACAGCGCAGCCGACGTGCCCTTGCCGCTCACGTCGCCCACCATGACGGTGAAGCGGGGCGGGTGGCCGTCGAGGTAGTCGAAGTAGTCGCCACCCACCTCGAAGGCCGGGACCGACTGCCCGGCGATATCGAGCCCGTCGACGACGGGCGTGAACTGGGGCAGCGATTCCATCTGGATGCGCCGCGCGAGCTCCAGCTCGTGCTTCAGGCGCTCCTGCTGCGCGAGGTCGTCGTACAGAAAGGCGTTCTCGACGGCGGGTGCCGTCTGGCGGGCCACGGCGTCGAGGAACTCGAAGTCGTCCGCGGAGAACGGGAGCTCGGACAGCTTCTCCCCGACCAGGATCACGCCGACGAGGCGTTCGTGGGCGCGAATCGGATAGAGGTACTGAATGCGTGCGGCCTCGAGCGCGCGACGAAGCCTCGGGAACGCGTACTCGGCGACGACCTCGTCTTCGGCGCGGCTCGCGCCCTGCACGATGTCGGGCGCCGTCGCCAGGCAGAACTCGCGCCAGGCGGGCACGGACATCCCGTGCGCCTCCGCCACGCAGTGGTGGCGCGTGCCGTGCGTGAAGAGCACGCCGCAGCGCCGTACCGCCATGTGCCCCGAGACGACCGACACGATGCCGGCAGCCAGGCCCTCGAGGTCGAGACGGGTCGACGTGACGGTGGTCACCTCTCTCGCGGCCTTGCGATAGTCGTACGCCGTCCGGTGGAACCGCTCGGCGATCCACGCCGAGCCACGCCGGCCGAGATGACGCGCCGCGAACGTCAGGAGCACGGCGGCCAGCGCCACCACCAGCTTCTCGAGCACGGCGCGCTGCTCGTACGACACCGGCGTGTCGATGATCTCGATCGACGCGCCGGTGAAGCGCACGTTCGGCAGGGGCATGTCGGTGACGGTCAGACGCCACACCAGCCAGAGGAAGCCCGAGACGACGAGCAGGCTCCATGCCCCGGAAAGGAGGGAGAACTGCACGGTGCGGCGCAGCCGCAGGTCGAGATCGAGGAGACGGTAGCGGCCGATCGTGTACAGGTAGGCCGCAGGGATGGCCACGAGCGCCAGGCCGATGAAGCCGGGCACATCGCCAGGGACCAGGTACTGGCCGATGCCGAGCATCGCCACGACGAGGGCGACCACGGCGGCACTCGTCCACCGCAGCGGCCGCATCATCCGCCGGAGCTCCACGGTGCGGTCGCGGCGCGCGAGCCACTTGGCGGCCACGGCCAGGAGACCGAGCGCGACGAGTCCCGCGACGAACGGGACCTCGCGCCCGCCGGCGGCGATCCACGCCGTGGCGGTCGCCGCGCACAGGTAGGCCGACCGTTGCAGCCACGCATGCCTCGTGAGCGTCGGCATCTCGCGGGGGAAGTAGTGCTCGCCGTGGATCAGGCAGGCCAGGCCGAAGAGCACGCCGCCGATGGTCGCCAGGTCGCGCACGACGGTGAACGTCGAGAGATCGGCGTCGCGCCTGATGAACGCCACGCCGAAGGCGTAGCCGATCAGCAGGAACCCGAGGCCGACGTACCGCGCCGCCTTGATCCAGGGACGCATCACGGCCAGCGCCGCACCGAAGGCCATCAACAGCAGTCCGCTGAGCGTGCTGACGACGAGCGAGAGCCGCATGCCGAAGGCCGCGAGCGTCACGAGCAGGGTCGTGGCCTCTGCGCCGCGCAGCACTTCGTAGGCGGTCGCCCGTCCCACCTGTGCGCGTCGCATGATGGCATCGGCCTCGAACACGTCCCGGAACGCCTGTTCGTTGATGCGCAGAATCACGTCGCCGACGCGCATGCCGGCGCGGTCGGACGCCCCGCCAGCCGTGACCTCGACGACGAGCGCTGTCGACGCGATGTCGCGGACGACGACGGCCCGCAGGGCCGACGCGGGGACGCCCTCGCTGATGTGCTCGCTGCCCGACGGGCGTCTGAGGCGCAGGCGAACCTTCGCGTCGTCGGCCAGCGTGTCGAGTACGCCTGCGAACGTCCGGAACGTCAGGAGGCGCCGCTCGTCGACGGCGAGCAGGATGTCGCCGGCATCGAGGCCCGCCGCCGGGCTCGACTCGGCGACGTACACCGGTGACGGCGGGTTGATGAACAGGTTCTCGTCGGTCGGGCTCCCGCCGTGGCGGTAGACCGTGGTGACGAGCAGGCCGAACAGGCCGGCTGCCAGCAGGAGCACGAGCACGCGAATGCGCACCGCGTCGCGGTCCGTTGCGCTCATCGATCGATACGGAGGCGCCGCGAGGGCGCGGCGTCAGCAGTGTAGCAGCCCGGGGCGAGGAACGCGCCCGGTGAAGTCCAGTTCAGCTGTCCTCTCCCGGAGGGGCCGGGCGGTCCGAGGCCTCGTCGCCTGGCGGCGCCTCCCAGAACAGCGCGTACTTCTCGTTCAGGCACGTGCGGAAGCTGAGCCGGTTGAAGAAGCCCACGTTGGACGTGACGACCAGGATCTGCGGGATCCCGCGTCGCCGCGCCTCCCCGACGGCGGCCTCGACGAGGCGGGCCCCGTAGCCACGCCCGCGGTAGGGTGCGCGCACGGCCAGCGACCGCACCTCGGCGATCTTGGGACTGTAGATCTCGAGACAGCAGCAGCCGGCCACCTCACCGTCGACCTCGACGACCCACATCGCCTCGATCAACTGACCGACCTCGTCGAGCGTCCTCGGCAGCAACTGGTCGGCATGGCTGGCGACGATCGCGACGATGGCGTCGGCGTCCGCCAGCGTCGCCCGCCGCACCAGGGCAGGATCCTCGGCACTCATCACCCGCTCACCATTCGCCGGCCACGAGTCCTCGGCTCACGCCTCGGGCCGGCGTCCCATCATGACACGGCGCGATGCCGTCGCCACCACGCGGCGAGGAGGCTCCCGAGCACCGAGTGAAAGACACTCGAGATCGCGCACGGGATGGCCACGAGTGGGCTCGGGAAGTGCTGCCGCGCGAGCACGACGCCGAGCCCGGAGTTCTGCATGCCCACTTCGATGGCAATGGTGCGCGACGCGACCTCGCGGCGCGTGAGCCGTCGGCCGAGGACGTAACCCGCCGCGAATCCCCCGGCGTGGAGGCAGAAGACGGCGCCGACCAGCCGGAAGCCGGACTCGAGGACCTGATCGCGCCCGGCACCGATGATCGAGGCGACGATCAACGTGATGGTGACGACGGCCAAGAGCGGCGCGACGGGCAGGATGGCTCGAGTCGCGGCCGGGGCGAGCCGGTGCAGCGCGACGCCGAGCAGCACGGGCAGTACCACGACCTGCACGGTGCTGACGAGCAGGCCCCACGCGGGCACGTCGACCCGATTGCCCGCCAGCAGCGCGGTCAGGGCGGGCGTGGCCACGGCGGCGAGCAGCGTCGAGATCGCGGTCATCGACACCGACAGCGGGACGTCGCCGCGGGCCAGGAAGGTGATGACGTTCGACGCCGTGCCCCCCGGGCACGAGGCCACGAGGACCAGCCCCACGGCGAAGGGCGTCGGCAGGCCGAACGCGTAGCCGAGGCCGTAGCCGAGCGCGGGCATGATGGTGTATTGCAGGGCCACCCCAGCGGCCACCAGGCCGGGCTGCCGGCCGACTCGCCGGAAGTCGTCGACGTCGAGCCCGAGACCCATGCCGAGCATGATCACGCCAAGGCCCCAGGTGATCAGGGAGCCGCGAAACCAGGTGAAGGCGTCCGGGACGAAGAGCGCAGCCGTGCTGGCCAGTACGACCCACGCCGGAAACGCCGACGTCAGCCGGTCGAGGGTGCGCACTGCCGGTCGGCGGGGTCGAGGGTGGTCGGCCCGGATGGGGTGGCGGGCGATGTCGGGTGGAAGCGACGCACGGACGGGCCGAAGCGTAGCACGGGTAAACTTCCGACGGCCGATTCTCGTCAGATGTCAAAGCTCCGCACGCATCGCCGGCGCTCGTCCCTTTCGCTCCAGAGCCGACCATGACCGACGTGAAACTCGCCGTCCGCATGCTGTTGCGCACGCCGTTCGTCACCGNNNNNNNNNNNNNNNNNNNNNNNNNNNNNNNNNNNNNNNNNNNNNNNNNNNNNNNNNNNNNNNNNNNNNNNNNNNNNNNNNNNNNNNNNNNNNNNNNNNNGCTCTGCTCGGACTCCAGCCCGCTCTGGGTCGGCTGATTGGCCCGGGCGACGACCGGACGCCGGGCGAGAGCGACATCGTCGTGCTGAGCCACGCCTACTGGCGGACGCGGTTCAACGAGAGCCCATCCGTGCTGAACGACACGCTCATCGTCAACGGCCGCCCGATGACGGTCGTGGGCGTCGCGCCTCGCGGGTTCGAGGGCACGACGTTCGGCACGCGACCGCAGGTGTTCGTGCCGATCACGATGCGCGCGGCGATGGAGCCCGGGTTCGACGGCTTCGAGAACCGCCGCAGCTACTGGGTCTACCTCTTCGCCAGGATGAAGCCCGGCGTTTCCGTCGAACAGGCGCGGACCGCCATCAACGTGCCCTATCGGGCTCTCATCAACGACGTCGAGGCGGCACTGCAGACCGGCATGAGCGACCAGACCCTGGAGCGGTTCCGGACCAAGGAAGTGCTCCTCGACGCGGGCCGTCGAGGCCAGAGCTCGGTGCACCGCGAAGCCGGTCCGCCGCTGACCCTGCTGCTCGGCGTGACGGGCCTGGTTCTGCTCATCGCCTGCGCCAACATCGCAAACCTGCTGCTCGTCCGCGGCGCGGCGCGCACGGGCGAGATGGCCATCAGGCTGTCGATCGGCGCGAGCCGGTGGCAGCTCGTCAGGCAGTTGCTCGTCGAGTCGTGCCTGCTGGCGGTGGCGGGCGGGCTTGCCGGGTTGCTCGTCTCGCGCTGGACGCTCCAGCTGATGGCGGCGCTGTTGCCCGCCGAGGTCGGCTCGGTCGTCGAGATTCAGCTCCACCCTGGCGTGCTGTTGTTCACCGCGCTCGTCACGCTGGGCACGGGCGTGTTGTTCGGGCTCTACCCGGCCCTGCACAGCACGCGGCCCGACCTGCTCACGGGGCTGAAGGGCCAGGCCGGCCAGCCTGGGGGCGCACGCTCGGCACGGCGGTTCCGCACGTCGCTCGCGGTCGTGCAGATTGCGCTGTCGATGACGCTGCTCGTCGCGGCGGGGCTCTTCGTGCGCAGCCTGCTGAACGTGACGCGAGTCGACCTGGGACTGAAGGCCGAGAACCTCCTGACGTTTGCCATTTCGCCGCAGCTGAACGCCTACACGCCTGAGGCGTCGAGACAGCTCTTCGAGCGGCTCGAGGAAGAGCTCGCCGGCCTGCCCGGCGTAACGGCCGTGACGGGTTCGATCGTACCAATCCTCTCGGGCAGCAACTGGGGGTCGAGCGTGACGGTCGAGGGCTTCGAGGCCGGGCCGGACACCGACCGCAATGCGCGGTTCAACGAGGTCGGGCCGGGGTACTTCCGCACGATGGGCATCGCGCTGCTGTCGGGGCGCGAGTTCACGGCCGCGGACGTGGCCGGCGCGCCGGCCGTGGCGATCGTCAACGAGCAGTTCGCGAAGAAGTTCAATCTCGGCCGCGACGCGGTGGGCAAGCGGATGGCCGTCGGCGGCCTCGGCGCGGAGCTGGACATCGAGATCGTCGGCCTCGTGCGTGACGCGAAGTACTCGGAGGTGAAGGGCCAGATTCCGCCGCTCTTCTTCCGGCCGTACCGGCAGGACGAGCGCCTGGGCTTCCTCTCGTTCTACGTGAGGACTGCCCTCGAGCCCAGGCAGGTGCTCGTCGCGATTCCTCAGCTCGTCGCGCGGCTCGATCCCAATCTGCCCGTCGAGAACCTGCGGACGCTCGACGAGCAGATCCGGCAGAACGTGTTCCTCGACCGGTTCATCACGGCACAATCGGTGGCGTTTGCCGGCCTGGCCACGCTGCTCGCCGCGATCGGCCTCTACGGCGTGCTGGCCTACACCGTGGCGCAGCGTACACGGGAGTTCGGCTTGCGCATGGCGCTCGGGGCCGAGCCGGCGGCGGTGCGGACGATGGTCCTGCGCCAGGTGGGCTGGATGACGGTCGTGGGCGCCGGGGCGGGTCTCGCGGCCGCCATTGGCGTGGGACGGTTCGCGGGAGCGCTGCTCTACGAGCTCGACGGCCACGACCCGGCGGTCCTCGTGGCCGCCGCCGTGGTGCTCGTCGGGGTCGCCTTCGGCGCCGGAGCGATCCCGGCCCTGCGCGCCTCGCGTGTCGAGCCCATGAGGGCGTTGCGCTACGAGTGACGGGTGTCGGGCCGGGGGTCCGCCTCGCTCGACCCGGGGCCGGCAGTCCCGCGCCTGCGGGCGACCTCGTAGAGCACGGCGCCGACGGCGATGAGGATCGCCGTCTTCCACACGGCCTCGAACCGGACCTGCGCCACGAGCCAGACGCAGATGACGAAGGCGGCGGCCGGGATGGTCGGGCCGCCGGGCAGCCGGAACGCGTCCTCGCCCTGACCGAACTTGCGGCGCAGCGCGGGCAGGGCCCCCAGGCTCAGCAGGTATCCGACGAGCCGGGCGAGCGAGCTCATGACGGCCAGCTGGACGAAGGTGCCGGCCGCGCCCAGGGCGAAGCCGAGCACGCAGTAGACCGCGATCGAGACGTGCGGCGTGCGATACCGGCCATGGACCGTGCCGAGCCAGGCCGGGAGCGAGCCGGCGCGGGCCAGCGCGTACGTCATCCGCGGCGCCGACAGCACCGACTGCGCGTAGTTGCCCAGAATCGACATCAGGGCCGCAAACGAGATGAGCGCCGCACCGGCCGGTCCCATCATCATGCCGGCGGCCACGGCCAGGGGGCGCGTGGTCTCGGCGAGGTCGGGCGTCACGGCCACGCTGATGGTCTGGATCAGGACGTAGAGGATCGTCGCGGCCGCGGCGGTCGCAATCAGCGCACGGGGAATGTCGCGCGTCGGGTTGCGCGATTCTCCGGCCGGGATCAACGCGCTCTCGAACCCGATGAACGCGTAGAAGACCAGCAGCACGGCCTCGCCGAAGCCGGAGTAGGCGGGCAGTGACGCATCGGCGAAGGCTTCCGGCGCGAGAAACGTCAGCCCGACCAGCACGAAGACGACCAGTGGGACGAACTTGGCCACGGTGATGGCCATGAGCGAGCCGATCCCCTGTCGGATGCCGGCGATGTTGATCCACGCGAAGACCAGCGCGAGCAGCGCCAGGACGACGACCCGCCCCGGACCGGCATCGGCTCCCGGCACGTACGCCCCGAGATACGTGGCAAACAGGTTGGCGTTCGCGGCGAGGCTCGTCACGCGGCCCACGTACAGCACCCATCCGGCCTGGAACCCGGCGAACGGACCAAACGCCGTGGTCACGTAGAGGATCGGCCCGCCCGTGCCGCGAAAGTAACTCGACGCCTGCGCGAACGACAGCATCAGCGTCGACATCAGCAGGCCGCAGATCAGGAAGATCACCGGGCTGAAGGGGCCGGTCAGGCGCGCGGCCTCGGCTGGCAGGCCGAAGATGCCGGCCCCCACGATGCCGTTGATGGCGATCACCGCGATCGAGAGGCGTGTCAGCTCGCGCCGCAGCGGCTCGGGGCCGGGGTCGAGGCTGACTGGAACACCGGTCCCGGGGATCGAAGGGGCAGGTTTTGCCATCGATGCTCCGAGTCTACTCGATTTGACCCGCGACCCTCCGAGATCGAAGAGGGCCACCGGGCGCACGCGCGC is a genomic window containing:
- a CDS encoding response regulator transcription factor; amino-acid sequence: MNRAKRILVIDDEPQMLLGLRDNLELDGYEVVTATDGEEGLHLARSTRPDLVILDLMLPRRSGLDVCRELRAHADPTPIIMLTARSQETDKVLGLELGADDYLTKPFSISELLARIRAVLRRASAAGAVTEFGRIGEIEVNFRTHQARRGDERVALTSREFDLLRYFAARQGEVVTRDQILTDVWGYEEATTTRTIDNFVAKLRQKIERSPHQPEHLLTVHGIGYKFVG
- a CDS encoding TonB-dependent receptor yields the protein MQQWLMRVLLGAVCLAVPALGAAQLVTGTITGTVSDDSGAMMPGVTVTITSDRLIGGSRIEVSNERGVYRFDGLPPGTYNVRFELAGFKTFDRQGIQIAAGFVGTVNARLEVGALEETIVVSGESPVVDTRSNVQQTVMNQELLEGVPSGRDVWAVAKVIPGVTVSTYDVGGTQGMQQSGMSAHGSRSDDKTFAIDGLSVNWPGGGGGSTMVYYDQGMFEEVNYQTSAIPAEVAIGGIYMNMVTKAGGNTWRGDARYYFANDSMQAGNFTALREELGFSVGNPVVEQYDFNASAAGPIVRDKLWFFGSYRRWKVDKELLSVFNPDGTFAVDDNLITNYSGKLTGQFSSNHRLGLVYNYNQKDRYHRRDTPPNFVPDKASYVQEQPGWTGQIKYTGVLAGSTVYESTAGAVAGTFPLRYQKEVGPNDIRREDTVLDTADGAAQRNYENPNYRFQFDNVFSHTRTGLGGTHNIKAGVQFSRQYFQEKNTANGDMRLIYSNGVPLRVVALNTPVEATSYVHHLGFFAQDSWTVASKLTVNLGFRFDRANGWIPEQVSPAGRWVGERRLDRQDVYKQWIGVWRLGAVYDVFGTGRTAIKGNASRYGHQVGIGVVTTVHPFTLSTANIAWNDLNRNDFPDPGELGAFEGFTGGANTRYEDQNGPKWGYSDEFTFGVEHQALRDVRLGLMYYRRTNRNNVGNRNAAVPSTAYTPVTVPNPQGGTITIYNLNPSFVGRQDNVRTNIPELDSDYNGIEFTATKRFADRWMMLLGYTFGKNKGGETIGEFNDPNNLVNQRGITGDDATHQFKLAGSYVIPRAEVSVSTSFVRNTGYPRQYTYQVTRAVVPNLTRSAQTVRTIPRGDDRLPTVTLLDLRFSRSFRFGRSFMIEPQLDIFNVTNDDTIVRIVDAIGPRFSFPTEILAPRIVRVGFAMRW
- a CDS encoding amidohydrolase family protein translates to MRSLRTTRLLGGLGVALALALAAGSYPAAQAGASAPKHDGRYKRLLISNAMVIYGAKKAPFGPVDILVEDGLIARVGPPRQGETADAVIDATGKYVMPGLVNTHMHWHESRVADVPQPIQYERNLYLATGTTTTREVGGNTEKSKVWRAESAAGKIVAPRILIWNRPNLGNRSPEAIRAGVRQAKTDGFDGLKIGGLDRDQLEALLDEAGKQGLCTTTHIGVEETTAQDYIDLGVCSIEHFYGVADAAIDGIQDFPANHNGSNEIHRFGRAGELYAQANPERLKQVVEQMVEKGVGWSPTMSIYEASRDPIRNANVPWFRDFLHPSMELFFRPSLDNHGSYFLGWTTAQEAQWKRNYRIWMDALRHFGIKGGLITTGDDAGYIYSLYGFGMVRELELHEEAGFHPLEVIQHATANGAKMVGLGDRLGRVRPGYIADLLVVNGNPLQNLRVLNPYGVDVVMYDGRPVDNYSSLVVGDPKIKVVRGGGIEWTIRDGIPYHVPTMVAEIKGIVSKDRQTFRNQLTTEVR